The region ATAAGTGCAATTATAGTTTTAGATGATAGGGAATTTACAGAAGATCAGTTTATTGTAGCATTAAAATCTCTTATAAATTATTTTACTGAAGTGGATACGGTTAATATAAATTCTTTTAAATTTCAATTTGCAGCGTCAATGGAGGTTAGTACACGGGAAAAGATAAAAAAACTCTTAGGGGATTACGAACTTGAAGCGATGGAAGATGTTTTTTACTATAATGATAGTACAAATTTTATTTATGATACTGCATATATGATTCCGTTTATAATTTACAACAGTATGAATAGCAAACAAAATAATTTTTTGAGAGCATTTGATGTTTTAGATAAGCAAGTTAAGCTTACAAATGAAGTATTTTTTGGATATCCCGGGCTTGTAAATGATAAAGGTATAAAAAAACCATCGTATTATGCTTGTTATCTTATGAATAAATTAGGGGACACTTTTGTGTGTAAGGGAGATGGATATGTAGTAACTAAAAGTGAAGATGAATATCAAATTTTATTGTACAGTTACTATGAAGGTATAGATACACTGAATGTATTTGATAACTTTTCAAAGTTTAAAGGCAGGAAGAATGTAACTGAAAAGAAGATATCCTTAAATATAGTTAATATACCATCATCTATAAGGATAGTAATGTATAAAATAAATGAAAGTATGGGTTCATCCTACAATTATTGGGTTGATATGGGTAAACCTAAGAGATTGAACAAGGAGGAAAAAGAAATACTACATAAAGCTGCTTTTCCGAGGATATACTTTAAAAAAATTAAAAAAAGTACAATATTCAATATAAGAACTACACTTGAAGGTTATGGTGCTGTGCTTATTTTAATAAAAGAGGTATAAAAAAATCATAAATTTGGTTTAATATGTGTTTATCATAGATTATAAATTTTAGTGGTATAACATATTGGTACATTTAAATCAGCATTTTAGTTGATGAAAGTCACCTCATATAAATATTATAATTTAATTGTAGGAAAGATTGAGGTGATAAAATGACTTTAGACAATAGGGCTTTATCAAATGGAAGTCCATCGAGATTGCTCTTTAAGTTTGCTGTTCCTGCGATATTCTCTCTTTTTGTAAATGAAATGTATAATATGGTAGATACAGTTTTTGCGGGTAGGTATATAGGAGAAAATGCTATAGGAGCTATGACAATAGCATTCCCAATTCAAAAGCTCATAATAGCTATTGGACTTTTAATAGCAGCTGGAGCTTCTACGTATTCAGCGAGAGTTATAGGAGAAAAGAACTTTAAAGAATTAAAGAAAATAGTTATCAATTCATTTTTTCTAACTATAATTTCTATTATCATAATCTCATGTATAATATTTGTTTTTAAGAAAAATATAATATATTCATTGGGAGCGAGTAGTATTACTTATACTATGACAGATCAGTACGTATCCATTATACTATTTGGTGGAATTTTCCTCTGTTTAGCAGCTGTTTTATCGTATATTATGGTTTCACTTGGTAAAACTAAAATTTTGCTTTACACAAATACTATTGGTGTAATATTAAATATAATTTTTAATTATGTTTTTGTAATACAATTTCATATGGGTATACGTGGAAGTGGTATATCTACGGTAATATCGCAGATCGTTGCATTTTCTTTTGCAGCAGTAGAATTCTTTAAGATGAATAAAAAACAGAATTTTATGTTTTTTAAGAATATTAATTCAAACATAATAAGCGGAAGTATTTTGAAAGAAATAACAGTGGTTGGTTTCTCTACTTTTATAATAGAAATTGCGGATGCAGTTGTATCGGCTGTGCTTAATAATGTGCTTTATGCTGGAGGCGGCGATTCTGCCATAATCATGCTTGGGGTTATAACGAGAGTATCCATGTTTATGTTTATAACAATAATAGGAATAAGTTCAGGCATGCAGCCTATAATAGGGTATAATTTTGGAGCTTGTAGATACGATAAGATGAAGGAAATTTTAAAGTTTTCACTTAAGACGGTAATAATAGTTTCAGCAGTTGCCTGGATAGGATTCATATTAGGCGCAAATGTTATAATTGGATTTTTCTTAAAAGATGCTGCACTTGTACACAATACAGCTTCAGCATTTAGAGTAGTTATATCAATGCTTCCACTGCTTGGAGTGTATTATGTTACAATATACTATTATCAAGCAATAGGAGAGGCAAAAATAAGTTTTATATTGTCTATTTATAGAGAACTTATTATACTAATTCCGCTGTCAGTAATTTTATTTAATGCTATAGGAATGAAAGGCGTATTTATAGCTTATCCTGTAACTGATACAATTGTTATTTTAACGTCTATGTATTTTATAAAAAGAGCATTCAAAGAGGAATTTCAGGATGGCAAATTACCAGAAAGAGTTGGTGCAAGAGCATAGCAGACTATGGATTCTGTATAAAAATTTACATCAGACTTAAGAGTAGGATTAATTATATTCTACTTGGTGTATTATTATAAAACTCCACGCTATCCAAAATTCCGTAGGCACGGAGGAATTTTTACCTTGCTTTTATTTTATAAGCGAAGTAACAATGCTGAAGGAACGATTTAAAAAAATTCTAATAAATCTTGATGAAAAAATCGTAAAATACTTAGTTATTTCAATTTGTCTGAGCTTCTTTTTAGCGAGTTATTGAAATATCTTAGTATTTTACGACTTTTTTTATCTTAGATTTATAGAATTTTTTTAATGTGACGAAGCATTGTTACTTGGCGACCTTCAGGGTACCAAGCCCTAATATGAAAAATACAGCTGCAAAAATTAAAAGAATAAGTGATGGTGTGTAAACTGCACTTATGCTTGAGCTTCTTGTGATTAAATCTGTAGTTCCCTTAATAATCCATGTTTGTGGAACAAAATTTGAAACCTTCAGCATAGTGTCAGACATTATATCCCTTGGCCACATGCAGCCAGCAATTAAACTAGTTGGGATTACAATTATAGGCATAAGAGTTGAAAGCTGTTTCTTTGATTTTACGAAAGCTGAAAGTGCAGTTCCAAGCCCAATTGCTGCAAGTAAAAATGATGAAAACAAGATAACTATACCAAGAGGCGAATTTCCCCAATTTAAGTTAAATACATATTTACTAAATAAAATTAGTATGCCAACTTGAAGCCATCCAATTATAAAATTGCCAAAGATATATCCAAGCATAATAGTACTATTTCTTGTAGGAGTGGATTCAGTTCGTGCCCAGGTTCCGAAATCTTTTTCTTCAAGTATTGATCCTGCACCAAGGCTTACAAAGAATGTAATGAACATTATTATTATTCCTATTGCAGTGGTGGACAGTTGGTCTTTTGCATGAGATTCATTTTTTTGAAGCGTATTTATACTGTAAGTATTTTTGGGTATTTTTATATTTTTTAAATAGTCCTTTTCAATGCTATTTTCAATTTCAGTTTTTTTAGATTCATTAATTAGTTTCATCGATGTTAATAAGCTAGATGAAGCTTTTTCAGCATTTATTCCAGTGGAAAGCTGCTGAACATAGTTTTTAACTATTATACCAAAGGATGAGGTGTTTTCATTATCTTGAAGTTTTATTACATCAATATCTGTAGTTTTACCACTTTTTATAGATGATGAGAAGTCCTTTGGAATTATAAAGCTCATTGATAGTTTCCCATTTTCAACGTCTTCACGTGATTTTGAATAGCTGCCTTCCGTTACATCAAAGTATCTATCATTTTTCATCATATTTATAAGCAGCTTTGAATATTTACCAGTATCTCTATTTACGATTCCTACAGGATACTTTATGTCTTTATTGCTGCTGTAATTTCCAAAACCTATAGCCAAAATTGTAACAAAAATTATTGGTGTTAAGATTATTGATGCAAGCGATATCTTATCTTTGGTAAGTAGCTTTAGCTTTAATAATCCTATATAAATAAATTTTCTCATGCAGATCACATCCTTAATCAAATTTAAATTTAAATGTACCGCAAAGTAAAAGTAAACTTCCGATAACTACTAAAACTATAGATGGGGTAATAATGGAACTAATGCTGCTTCCCATCATTAAACTCAGATAACCTCTAAGGGCCCAGTTATTTAATACAAATTTTGATGCAGTTTGCATAATCTCAGGCATTTGTGATAGGGGATACATACTTCCGCCTATAAAAGACATAACCATAATTATAACGGAACTGGTTAGAGAAACAGACTTTGCAGTTTTAAATATTAAAGATAAGAATATTGAGAATCCACAGGATGCAAATATCATTGCAAGCGATAGTATTATAAGTCCAGATAGTGAATTCCCCCAGTCAACGTTAAAGGCTATTTTAGTGAAAGAGATAAGTATAATAACATCAAAAATTCCTAGAAAAAATACGCCGAGAACTTTGCCACAGAATATTTGAAGCTTTGATGCAGTAGTGGTAAATAATTTTTTCAAAGTGCCATCTTCTCTTTCTTCAAGCATTGAGGTTGTGCCGAGACTTGCTACAAATAGAATGTACATTGCGAGCATTGCAGCAGAATAATACTGCATAGCAGAAAGTTTATTCTTGGCTTTTAAAGAACTTTCGGTGAGGGTGGGACTGTTATTTTTAGTCTGAGTTATAAGTTTATTTATTATCATGTGACCATCTAATTTATAATTTTTAAGCTGTCCATTTGAGGCTTTAACGGCTGCTTCAACAGAAGAAACGTCAGCTGTATAACTTTTTACAAAGCTTTCTACGATTTTAGAATCAACAGTGTCTCCAGGGTCAGAGTAAATTTTTATGCTGGTTTTTTTGCCAGATGTAATATTTTTAGAGTATTCTTTAGGAATAACTATAAGTACAGGCAATTGTCCATTTTTAATTTTATCTTTTGCAGAAGCTTCGTCCATTTTCTTATAGTTTATCATTTTACTAACTTCTTTTGATTTTAAAATGTTTTTTAATTCTTTTGAATATGTCCCGTTGTCATTATCAGCCACAGCAACATCAAATTTATTAATTGTTACATTTGTGCTTTTAAATTCATTGCTAAGTCCAAGACCAAGAACAAATATTAAAACAATGGGCATTAGTACAATAAGTGTCATAGATTTTTTATCTTTTAAAGTGATGAATAGATCTTTAAAACTTATATATAAGATTTTCATTTTATAAGCTCCTTTCAATTAGTCTCTTAATGCTCTTCCGGTAAGATTTAAGAACACGCTTTCAAGATTAGGTTCATCTATTTTAATGGAAAGTATTTTGACATCCATTTTTGAAAAGAGTTCAAGCACAATTGACAAAATGTTTTTACTGCTAGATGAATTTATTATCATTTTAGTGTCATTTACATCTAAACTTTTTATACCAGGAATTTTTCTCGCCTTTTCTAAAACTGAAGAACTCACCTGTGACAGTTCAATTTCTATTTTGTCCTGCTTAATAACTGATTTTTTTAGTTCTTCTTTGCTGCCCATTGCAATGAGCTTTCCATGATCTACTATTCCTATTCTTGTGCAGAGATATTCAATTTCTTCCATGTAGTGACTTGTATATATTATTGTCATTCCCTCTGAATTAAGTCTTTTAACGCTTTCAAGTATATGGTTTCTAGATTGGGGATCAATTCCAACTGTTGGTTCATCCATTATTAGTATTTGCGGATGATGCAGAAGAGCTGCAGCTATATTAATCCTTCTTTTCATACCGCCAGAATAGCTTTTAATAGTTTCATTTTTTCTATCTTCAAGGCCAGCTATTTCAAGAACTTCTGAAACTCTTTCTTTTAATAATTTACCAGATAGGTTATACATTCTTCCCCAGAAATAAAGATTTTCTTTGGCAGTAAGAGTTGGATAAAGAGCGATGTCCTGAGGAACAAGTCCTATAGCTTTTTTTGCGAGCATTGGATATTTAGAAGTGTCTTTACCATCAATTAGGATCTTACCATCGGTTGGTTTTAAAAGGCCAGACAACATAGATATGGTTGTTGATTTTCCAGCACCATTTGGTCCAAGGAGTCCAAATACTTCTCCTTTATTTATTTCAAAGCTTATTCCATTAACGGCAGTGTTTTTATCGTATTTTTTAACTAGATTTTCTATTTTAATAAGGCACATTTATATCAATCCTTTCTTTACTATGATTAAAGTATACATTCAGCTAGGAATTTTTAAATGTGCTAAAATACCTATTTTAAGGTCACAAAAAAACCATGACCTTTTTCATATTAGGTCATGGTTTTTTACATAAAGTGCTATTTGAGTTCTATCTCTTAAGTAAAGTTTGCTAAGTATATTTGTTACGTGATTTTTTACGGTTCCCTCGGAAATGAACAAAACTTTTGCTATTTCTTTGTTTGTGTTACCATTTGCAATGAGTTTCGCAATTTCAGTTTCTCTTCCTGTAAGTTCCTCAGTAATTTTAGACTCAACTTTTTTGGATTGGCTGCCGTTTCCAAGTCCAGTTACAATTTTAGCAGCCACTGCAGGATCAATAAGGACGCCTCCATTTACAATTGTTCTTATTGAATCAGCAAGTTTATCAGATTCTACATCTTTTAGCAGATAACCTTTTGCACCATATTTTAATGCTTCAAATATGTAGTCATCTTCAAGAAAGGTTGTCAGTATTATTATCTTAACATCAGGGTAAGCCCCACTTATTTTCTTCGTTCCCATTACTCCGTCGCACCTTGGCATTCTTATATCCATGAGAATAACGTCAGGTTTCAGCTTTTCTGTTAGGCTAAGGGCCTCATCACCATTTGCTGCAAGTCCAATGACTTCTATGTCATCTTCCATGTCTAGTATAAGTTTTAGCCCATCTCTTATTATAGATTGATCATCAGCAATTAATACTTTTATTTTATTCATTTTCTACCTCCACTGGAATGAACCCATTTATAATAAAGTTATTTTCGCCAGATACATTTAGATTTCCTCCAAGAACTTCTACTCTTTCTTGCATTGTAGTTAGGCCAATTCCTTTATTTATATTATTGCAACTTAGTCCATCATTTGAAATACAAAAGTCTACTCCAGTTTCTTTAAATGATATGTCAATATAGGCGTTACTTGCATGTCCATACTTAGCACAGTTTGTTAGAGCTTCCTGCACAGCCCTAAAAATTGTAACTTCAATTGCAGGTGATAACTTGTATTGTCTTCTTGAAATGTTAAAATGGACTGCAATGCCAGTACTTTTTTCGTAGTCACTTATTAAACTTTTAATTGCATTAATTCCAGTAAGCTTATCAGTTGATTTTATTGATCTAACAGATTTTCTAACTTCACTAAGTGAATAGCGGGCAAGCTCTTGTGCCTTTTTTAATTCCACCTTTGTTTTATTAATGTCTTTATCTATAAGTTTATTGCATATGTCTACTTCCATAATTAGAGCTGTAAGGCTGTGTCCTATTGTATCGTGTATTTCTCCGGCGAGTCTATTTCGCTCGTTTAGAACTGAAACTTCTTCTACCTTTTTTGAATAATCTTTAAGTTTTTTATTTGCAGTTTCAAGGTCTTCTTTTGATTCTTTTAGTTCAGAATATAAAAGTTGCATCTTATCTTTCATTAAAATTGTTGTTTTTAAAAGGTATGACGCACAAGCAAAGAAAGTTAGCGCAAGTAAGTAAGCTAAAATATCTGAAAAAGTAGCCTGAAAGGATAAATTTTTATCTCCGAAACATGTGACTAAGCTTAAAGTAAAGTATGGTAGTATTGAAACTAAAATAGCTTTTTTTAAACTTAAAAATAGAAATATATCAACTACTGATATAAATATAAGCACAAATGTGAGGTGACAAAAATAGTAATTCGCAAATGTAATTGTTACAAGTTCAGTTATGATAGAGGGTATAAACAGGTAAGATCTATTTAGGTAAGCTTTATTCATAAGCCTACAAGTCTTCGATACCCTTAGGGATGAGGTTATAAGTACAATTGAAAAAAGTAGTGTGAAAATAACAATAGATTTGAGGTTATTTCCAATCATAACGATAGAGCCTATATATGTTAATATGTAAGTTAAATATCTTGATATTAATATGTATGTAAAATTTTTAAAATCTAAGAACTTTTCCATGTTTCCCTCCTTAATTAAGTTTACTAATATATAATATAATATTTTAGTTTGATTAACAATTTTTTAATTGACAATTGCGTATATACTGTATATACTGTACATATACAAAATTATTACACACTCATTTGCAAAGGGGTAAAAAACGTGGATATAATTATTTCTAATTCTTCAAATGATCCAATATATGAACAGATCGAAAAACAGATAAAAAATCTTATTTTTAATGGCGAACTTTCAGAGGGAGAACCGCTTCCATCTATAAGAAGTTTAGCTAAGGAATTAAAGATAAGTGTAATTACTACTAAAAAGGCATATGAAAAACTTGAAGAAGATGGTTTTATAGATACTGTGCCTGGAAAAGGTTCATATGTTGCAGGACAAAATAAAGAAATTTTGAGAGAAAACAGAATAAAGGTAATTGAAGAAAAATTGACAGAGGCAGTTGAAGCAAGCAAGATGATAGATTTATCTCTTGATGAATTAAAAGAAATCTTAGAGGTTTTATATAAAGATGAATGAGGGAGGCAGGAAATGGAGCATATTTTAGAGGTTAACGGGTTAAATAAAAGCTATAATGATTTTTCGCTTAAAGATGTAAGTTTTGATTTAGAGAGAGGTTACATAATGGGATTTATAGGACCAAATGGTGCTGGTAAAAGTACGACTATAAGGCTCATAATGAATCTTATTAGAAGGAATTCAGGTAATATAAAAGTTTTTGGACTTGATAATATACAAAATGAGAAAGAGATAAAACAGAAAATCGGATTTGTTTATGACGAAAATTATTTCTATGAGGATTTAACCTTAGTGGAGATGAAGAATATAATAGCGCCATTCTATAAATACTGGGATGAAAAAGTTTTTAAAAAATATTTTGCAGACTTTGATTTACCTAAAAAGAAAAAGATAAAGGAATTATCAAAGGGAATGAAAATGAAGTATTCTCTTGCACTTGCTTTATCACATGGTGCTGAGCTTATTATAATGGATGAGCCTACTTCTGGATTAGATCCTGTTTTTAGAAGTGAAATGCTTGAAATTTTATGCTCTGTTTTGCAGGATGAACGTAAATCTATATTTTTTTCTACACATATTACTTCTGACCTAGAGAAGGTTGCGGATTATATAACTTTCATAAATAAAGGTGAAATAATATTTTCAGAGCCCAAAGATGATATTTTAGAGAATTATGCCATTGTAAAAGGTAAAAAGGAATTTTTGAATATGGACACTAAAAAGGAGTTCGTTTCAATAAATGAAAATGCTTTTGGTTTCGAGGCTTTAACAAATAATATAGGAAGTGTTAAAAGGCTATTTAAAGATAATGTTTTGATTGAAAAGGCTAGTTTGGATGATATCATGGTATATACAGTAAGAGGTGAGAAAAATGTTTAGTTTGGTTTACAAAGATTTAGCAATTCAAAAGAAAAGTTTAGCTGCATGTTTTTTATTCATAATTCTCTATAATATTCTGGCAGTATTTTCAAAGGATTATTGGGGAATATTGATAGCTGTGGGGCTTCCTTCTATGATTCAGTACCTATTTGTGTCAAATACTTTTCTTTTTGATGAGAAAAATAAATCTTATATTATATTAAATAGTTTGCCAGTAGGAAGAAAAAGTATGGTTATTTCAAGATATTTATCCTCTTATATATTTTTTATAGTTGAAATAAGTTTTGATTTTATACTTTCAGTATTAATGAAGGGACCTACTACCTTTAAAATTGAATATATAATAATTGATGTCATTATCATTAGTATAATGAATGGAATATGTATACCTCTTTATTTTAAATTTGGATATGCTAAGTTAAAATATATTATTATGATAATGCTTTTTTCCATATGGTTTGGTTGGTCGTACGTTGATGAAAAAATTAAATATACTAAAATATTAGATGTCTTTAAGGGAATTTCTTATTCTGGCATATGTACTATTAGTGTATTTTGTTCAATTTTATTAGTAATAATATCTCTAATTATTTCAATTGGAATTTACAGTAATAAAGAGTTAGTGTAATCATAAAATTTTAAAAAAAATTAAGAATTAAGAATGATAGAGGATTTTCATCAATCATTCTTAATTTTTTTTACAGGTTCTATTAGTAATCACACCTTTTATATTGTAAACTTAACTTTAATTATAATACTGAAATGTTTAAACATTAAACAAATGGGTAAATTAATTAATAGTGGTACAAATTAATTATATGTAATATGCCTCTTTTCCATGTACCAGAATATGAGTGGATTGTAAAGACAGGATTGATAGGAAAAGAGGTGGTAGAATGAATTACACCTTTTTTGCGTTAATAGTTTTGTGCGTAACTGCTTTGTCTATTGTTGCTATGCTTCTTGCTTTTTGCTATAGGCAGGAGAAAAGCATTGCCTTTAGAAATAAAATAAAGGCTGATAGAAGAGGAATTTCATCTCAACTAATGATAGATATAGATAGCAGTAAGAAAACTAACAAAAAAGAAAATAGCAAGTAGCTTTATCAGAACTACTTGCAAATTAAATCATTCCATATAATTAATAATAAGTCAATTGTAAATTTACAATCCACTCACCTTATATTATTGTTTATTATAATGAAAAATATACAGCAAATATAAGAAAAAGTTTTAAGATTTCTTTATTTGTTTTGGTATAAAGTTCCATCTTTTGCAATAAGCAAATTGTCTATAGTTCCTGTTCCGCCGTTCCTTCTTGCTGATAGAAGACAGAGACGGACACTATAATACTTTTTACCATTTTCAGTAGTAGAGTAAAAGACGGTAGCACCTACGTCACCATGTGTAAAATTAGAATATCCATCACCACTTGGACCTTTTGAGACGGAAGAGATTTTATTGCTCTGTCCTACCTCATAATTTATAGCTGAAATTGCTGCTTGTTCAGGAGTATAATCGTCTTCTTGGTTAGAATTGTTAACTTTACTCTCATTATTTGTTGTAGATGGTTGAGTTTTAGAATTGTTTTGTGCTGGTGATTTTACATTTTGTTTCTGGCTATTAGGTACTGTATTTGTGGTAGTTTTAACTTTTTCAGTAGGTTTACTTTTATCAGTAGGTTTACTTTTAGTAGAAGAACTACTATTATTTGTTGGCACAGCAGTATTGTTTTCTTGTACGTTATTAGATTTTGAAGAACTATCCATACTAACTTTAGGTTGTACAACTTTATTATGTTTTACATTTGG is a window of Clostridium pasteurianum DNA encoding:
- a CDS encoding response regulator yields the protein MNKIKVLIADDQSIIRDGLKLILDMEDDIEVIGLAANGDEALSLTEKLKPDVILMDIRMPRCDGVMGTKKISGAYPDVKIIILTTFLEDDYIFEALKYGAKGYLLKDVESDKLADSIRTIVNGGVLIDPAVAAKIVTGLGNGSQSKKVESKITEELTGRETEIAKLIANGNTNKEIAKVLFISEGTVKNHVTNILSKLYLRDRTQIALYVKNHDLI
- a CDS encoding sensor histidine kinase; translated protein: MEKFLDFKNFTYILISRYLTYILTYIGSIVMIGNNLKSIVIFTLLFSIVLITSSLRVSKTCRLMNKAYLNRSYLFIPSIITELVTITFANYYFCHLTFVLIFISVVDIFLFLSLKKAILVSILPYFTLSLVTCFGDKNLSFQATFSDILAYLLALTFFACASYLLKTTILMKDKMQLLYSELKESKEDLETANKKLKDYSKKVEEVSVLNERNRLAGEIHDTIGHSLTALIMEVDICNKLIDKDINKTKVELKKAQELARYSLSEVRKSVRSIKSTDKLTGINAIKSLISDYEKSTGIAVHFNISRRQYKLSPAIEVTIFRAVQEALTNCAKYGHASNAYIDISFKETGVDFCISNDGLSCNNINKGIGLTTMQERVEVLGGNLNVSGENNFIINGFIPVEVENE
- a CDS encoding ABC-2 transporter permease, producing MFSLVYKDLAIQKKSLAACFLFIILYNILAVFSKDYWGILIAVGLPSMIQYLFVSNTFLFDEKNKSYIILNSLPVGRKSMVISRYLSSYIFFIVEISFDFILSVLMKGPTTFKIEYIIIDVIIISIMNGICIPLYFKFGYAKLKYIIMIMLFSIWFGWSYVDEKIKYTKILDVFKGISYSGICTISVFCSILLVIISLIISIGIYSNKELV
- a CDS encoding ABC transporter ATP-binding protein; this translates as MCLIKIENLVKKYDKNTAVNGISFEINKGEVFGLLGPNGAGKSTTISMLSGLLKPTDGKILIDGKDTSKYPMLAKKAIGLVPQDIALYPTLTAKENLYFWGRMYNLSGKLLKERVSEVLEIAGLEDRKNETIKSYSGGMKRRINIAAALLHHPQILIMDEPTVGIDPQSRNHILESVKRLNSEGMTIIYTSHYMEEIEYLCTRIGIVDHGKLIAMGSKEELKKSVIKQDKIEIELSQVSSSVLEKARKIPGIKSLDVNDTKMIINSSSSKNILSIVLELFSKMDVKILSIKIDEPNLESVFLNLTGRALRD
- a CDS encoding ABC transporter permease, which codes for MKILYISFKDLFITLKDKKSMTLIVLMPIVLIFVLGLGLSNEFKSTNVTINKFDVAVADNDNGTYSKELKNILKSKEVSKMINYKKMDEASAKDKIKNGQLPVLIVIPKEYSKNITSGKKTSIKIYSDPGDTVDSKIVESFVKSYTADVSSVEAAVKASNGQLKNYKLDGHMIINKLITQTKNNSPTLTESSLKAKNKLSAMQYYSAAMLAMYILFVASLGTTSMLEEREDGTLKKLFTTTASKLQIFCGKVLGVFFLGIFDVIILISFTKIAFNVDWGNSLSGLIILSLAMIFASCGFSIFLSLIFKTAKSVSLTSSVIIMVMSFIGGSMYPLSQMPEIMQTASKFVLNNWALRGYLSLMMGSSISSIITPSIVLVVIGSLLLLCGTFKFKFD
- a CDS encoding ABC transporter permease, with the protein product MRKFIYIGLLKLKLLTKDKISLASIILTPIIFVTILAIGFGNYSSNKDIKYPVGIVNRDTGKYSKLLINMMKNDRYFDVTEGSYSKSREDVENGKLSMSFIIPKDFSSSIKSGKTTDIDVIKLQDNENTSSFGIIVKNYVQQLSTGINAEKASSSLLTSMKLINESKKTEIENSIEKDYLKNIKIPKNTYSINTLQKNESHAKDQLSTTAIGIIIMFITFFVSLGAGSILEEKDFGTWARTESTPTRNSTIMLGYIFGNFIIGWLQVGILILFSKYVFNLNWGNSPLGIVILFSSFLLAAIGLGTALSAFVKSKKQLSTLMPIIVIPTSLIAGCMWPRDIMSDTMLKVSNFVPQTWIIKGTTDLITRSSSISAVYTPSLILLIFAAVFFILGLGTLKVAK
- a CDS encoding ABC transporter ATP-binding protein, whose product is MEHILEVNGLNKSYNDFSLKDVSFDLERGYIMGFIGPNGAGKSTTIRLIMNLIRRNSGNIKVFGLDNIQNEKEIKQKIGFVYDENYFYEDLTLVEMKNIIAPFYKYWDEKVFKKYFADFDLPKKKKIKELSKGMKMKYSLALALSHGAELIIMDEPTSGLDPVFRSEMLEILCSVLQDERKSIFFSTHITSDLEKVADYITFINKGEIIFSEPKDDILENYAIVKGKKEFLNMDTKKEFVSINENAFGFEALTNNIGSVKRLFKDNVLIEKASLDDIMVYTVRGEKNV
- a CDS encoding GntR family transcriptional regulator gives rise to the protein MDIIISNSSNDPIYEQIEKQIKNLIFNGELSEGEPLPSIRSLAKELKISVITTKKAYEKLEEDGFIDTVPGKGSYVAGQNKEILRENRIKVIEEKLTEAVEASKMIDLSLDELKEILEVLYKDE
- a CDS encoding MATE family efflux transporter, with the translated sequence MTLDNRALSNGSPSRLLFKFAVPAIFSLFVNEMYNMVDTVFAGRYIGENAIGAMTIAFPIQKLIIAIGLLIAAGASTYSARVIGEKNFKELKKIVINSFFLTIISIIIISCIIFVFKKNIIYSLGASSITYTMTDQYVSIILFGGIFLCLAAVLSYIMVSLGKTKILLYTNTIGVILNIIFNYVFVIQFHMGIRGSGISTVISQIVAFSFAAVEFFKMNKKQNFMFFKNINSNIISGSILKEITVVGFSTFIIEIADAVVSAVLNNVLYAGGGDSAIIMLGVITRVSMFMFITIIGISSGMQPIIGYNFGACRYDKMKEILKFSLKTVIIVSAVAWIGFILGANVIIGFFLKDAALVHNTASAFRVVISMLPLLGVYYVTIYYYQAIGEAKISFILSIYRELIILIPLSVILFNAIGMKGVFIAYPVTDTIVILTSMYFIKRAFKEEFQDGKLPERVGARA